TGGAAATTGGTCTGACCTACATTCACGGCATTGGCCGTGTCACTTCCGACAAGATCCTCAGCGAGACGGGCATCAATCCCGATACCCGCGTGCGCGATCTGACGGAAGATGAAGTGGGCAAAATCCGTGAGTATATCGACCATAACCTGAGAGTCGAGGGCGATCTGCGCCGTGAAACGGCGCTCAACATCAAACGCCTGATCGAAATCGGCTGCTACCGCGGCGTGCGACATCGTCGTGGTCTTCCTGTGCGCGGACAAAATACCAAGCAGAATGCCCGCACCCGCAAAGGCCCCAAACGCGTCGTAGGACGTAAAAAGGGCAAATAAGGAGGAATGAGAGATGGCAGCAGCAAAACCGAAAACCAGACGGACGTCGGTTCGCCGTCGCGATCGCAAGAATATCGAGCGCGGCGCAGCCCATATCCGTTCTTCATTTAATAACACCATCGTCACCATTACCGACGTGCAGGGCAACACCCTGTCGTGGGCGAGCGCTGGCGGCCTTGGTTTCCGCGGCAACAAAAAGAGCACCCCCTTCGCAGCCCAGATGGCGGCGGAGAAGGCTGCCAAGGCCGCGATGGAACATGGCCTGAAGACTGTGGAAGTCTTCGTCAAGGGTCCTGGTTCGGGTCGTGAAGCGGCGATCCGCGCGCTGCAGGCGGCGGGGCTGGAAGTTAACATGATCAAAGATGTTACCCCCATCCCCCACAATGGATGCCGTCCGCCCAAACGTAGAAGAGTGTAAGGGGGGAAACACACGATGGCAAGATACACCGAATCGGTATGCCGGCTGTGCCGCCGCGAGGGGACCAAGCTGTTCCTCAAGGGCGATCGTTGCTACAGCCAGAAATGCGCGGTCACGCGCCGCACGGCCCCTCCGGGCCAGCACGGCCAGAGCCGCCGCAAACCCAGTGAGTACGGCCTGCAGCTGCGCGAGAAGCAGAAGGTGCGCCGCACTTACGGCATTATGGAAAAACAATTCCTGCATTACTTTGAGATGGCCGAGCGTATGCGCGGCGTCACGGGCGAGAACTTCCTGCAGCTGCTGGAGCGCCGCCTGGACAACGTCGCCTACCGCCTGGGCCTGGGCGATTCCCGCGCGCAGGCGCGCCAGTTCGTCACCCATGGCCATGTGACTGTCAATGGTAAGAAGGTCACCATTCCTTCCTACTTGATCAAAGCAGGGGATGTTGTGGAGGTCAAAGCGGGCAGCCAGGACATCGAACGCATTAAGGAACTCCGTGAAGGTAGCAACCGCCCCCTGCCCAAGTGGCTGGAGATGGACTATCAGAACCTGACGGGCAAGGTTGTGGCGCTTCCGCAGCGCGATGACATCGACATGACGGTCGAAGAGCATCTCATCGTCGAGTACTACTCCCGTTAATCACGGACCCAAGTGCCCTCAACAACACTGCCAAAGACAAAGGAGGGTTAGATCCGATGATCGAAATCGAAAAACCGAAGGTCGAATGCGTCGAACTGAGCGAGGACGAATGCTATGGCAAGTTCGTCATCGAGCCGCTGGAGCGCGGCTTTGGCACCACGCTGGGCAACTCCCTGCGCCGCGTGCTGCTCAGCTCCCTGCCCGGGGTGGCGGTCACGTCCGTCAAGATCGACGGCGTGCTGCATGAGTTTTCCACTGTCCCCGGCGTCAAGGAGGACGTCACGCAGATCGTCCTGAACTTAAAAGGTCTTTCCGCGCGGCTGCACACCGAGATGCCCAAAATGGTCATTGTGGACGCCAAGGGCCCCATGGAAGTGACCGCGGGCGACATCCAGCCCGACGGCGAGGTGGATATCCTCGATCCGGATATGCACATCGCAACATTGGGCGAGGACGCCACCTTGCATATGGAGATCATGCTGGAGAAGAACCGCGGCTACGTCTCCTCGGAGAAGAACAAGCAGCCCGGCCAGCCCATCGGCGTCATTCCCATGGACGCCATCTTCACGCCGGTGCGCCGCGTCAACTATCAGGTGACCAACACGCGCGTGGGGCAGATCACCGACTATGACAAGCTCACGCTGGAGGTGTGGACCAACGGCGTGGTGCGTCCCGACGAGGCGGTGAGCCTCTCGGCCAAGATCTTAAACGAGCACCTGATGCTGTTTGTCAATCTGGCGGACAACGTCAATGACGTGGAGATCATGGTGGAAAAGGAAGAGAGCAAGAAGGAGAAGCTGCTGGAGATGACCATCGAAGAGCTGGACCTCTCCGTGCGCTCCTACAACTGCCTCAAGCGCGCCGGCATCAACACTGTGGAGGAACTGGTGCAGCGCACCGAGGCGGATATGATGAAGGTGCGCAACCTCGGACGCAAGTCCATGGAGGAAGTGCAGCAGAAACTGGCAACGCTGGGGCTCAGTCTTGCCAACAACGACGATTAATCACTGCATTGGATAAAGGAGGGAGAACATGGCCATGCGCAAACTGGGGAGACCCACCGATCAACGAGACGCCATGTTACGCGGCCTGGTGACCGATCTTCTGTGGTATGGCAAGATCGAGACCACCGATACCCGCGCCAAGGAAGTGCGTTCCATTGCGGAGCGCTACATCACCCTGGCAATGAAGGAATACAATAACTCCGTCGAGGTGGAGAAGACCACCACCGACGAAAAGGGCAACGTCGTCAAAGTCAAGGTCAAAAACGACATGCCCTCCAAGCTGGCGGCCCGCCGCCGTATGATGGCTTACCTTTACGACGTGCAGGAACCCCGCAAACAAAAGGAGTCCCGCACCGACTACCACAAGCGCACCAAGGATATCGCCCATCCACTCATTGAGAAGATGTTCGGCGAGATCGCGCCCAAGTACGCCAAGCGCCGCGACGAGTCCAACCAGGGCGGCGGCTACACGCGCATTCTCAAAAAAGGTCCCCGCAAAGGCGATGCCGCCGAGACGGTGATCCTGGAGCTGATCTGACAGGCGCTTGCGCGCCATTTGATCGAACAGAAAAGACGGGCCGGGTGCGGCCGCGCGTGCGGCCTGAAACAAGCATCCCTGCCCGTCTTTTTGCTGTATAGGAGGGCTGATACGCTTGGATACGGTGATTCATTTGGAGGACGTGACATACGAATATGCGCGTACCGACGGTGAGGAGACGCCCGCGCTCTGCGCCATCAATCTGGATATCGCGCGCGGCAGCTTTGTCTGCATCATCGGTCACAACGGCAGCGGCAAGTCCACGCTGGCCAAGCTGTTAAACGGCCTTTTTCTGCCCTCGAGTGGCAAGGTGGAGGTGATGGGCATGGACACCGCCTCCGGACGCGATATCTGGAACATCCGCCAAAAGTGCGGCCTGGTGCTGCAAAACCCGGATAACCAGCTGGTGGCCACCGTTGTGGAGGAGGACGTGGCCTTCGGGCCGGAGAACATGGGCGTGGCAAGCGCCGAGATTCGCAGGCGCGTGGACGCGGCACTGGACGCCGTGGGCATGCGCGACCGCGCCAAATCCG
Above is a window of Maliibacterium massiliense DNA encoding:
- the rpsM gene encoding 30S ribosomal protein S13; this encodes MARIAGVDLPRDKRVEIGLTYIHGIGRVTSDKILSETGINPDTRVRDLTEDEVGKIREYIDHNLRVEGDLRRETALNIKRLIEIGCYRGVRHRRGLPVRGQNTKQNARTRKGPKRVVGRKKGK
- the rpsK gene encoding 30S ribosomal protein S11; amino-acid sequence: MAAAKPKTRRTSVRRRDRKNIERGAAHIRSSFNNTIVTITDVQGNTLSWASAGGLGFRGNKKSTPFAAQMAAEKAAKAAMEHGLKTVEVFVKGPGSGREAAIRALQAAGLEVNMIKDVTPIPHNGCRPPKRRRV
- the rpsD gene encoding 30S ribosomal protein S4; the encoded protein is MARYTESVCRLCRREGTKLFLKGDRCYSQKCAVTRRTAPPGQHGQSRRKPSEYGLQLREKQKVRRTYGIMEKQFLHYFEMAERMRGVTGENFLQLLERRLDNVAYRLGLGDSRAQARQFVTHGHVTVNGKKVTIPSYLIKAGDVVEVKAGSQDIERIKELREGSNRPLPKWLEMDYQNLTGKVVALPQRDDIDMTVEEHLIVEYYSR
- a CDS encoding DNA-directed RNA polymerase subunit alpha, producing MIEIEKPKVECVELSEDECYGKFVIEPLERGFGTTLGNSLRRVLLSSLPGVAVTSVKIDGVLHEFSTVPGVKEDVTQIVLNLKGLSARLHTEMPKMVIVDAKGPMEVTAGDIQPDGEVDILDPDMHIATLGEDATLHMEIMLEKNRGYVSSEKNKQPGQPIGVIPMDAIFTPVRRVNYQVTNTRVGQITDYDKLTLEVWTNGVVRPDEAVSLSAKILNEHLMLFVNLADNVNDVEIMVEKEESKKEKLLEMTIEELDLSVRSYNCLKRAGINTVEELVQRTEADMMKVRNLGRKSMEEVQQKLATLGLSLANNDD
- a CDS encoding L17 family ribosomal protein; its protein translation is MAMRKLGRPTDQRDAMLRGLVTDLLWYGKIETTDTRAKEVRSIAERYITLAMKEYNNSVEVEKTTTDEKGNVVKVKVKNDMPSKLAARRRMMAYLYDVQEPRKQKESRTDYHKRTKDIAHPLIEKMFGEIAPKYAKRRDESNQGGGYTRILKKGPRKGDAAETVILELI
- a CDS encoding energy-coupling factor transporter ATPase translates to MDTVIHLEDVTYEYARTDGEETPALCAINLDIARGSFVCIIGHNGSGKSTLAKLLNGLFLPSSGKVEVMGMDTASGRDIWNIRQKCGLVLQNPDNQLVATVVEEDVAFGPENMGVASAEIRRRVDAALDAVGMRDRAKSAPHMLSGGQKQRVAIAGILAMRPEIIVLDEPTAMLDPSGRREVLETVHRLNRQEGITVVLITHFMNEAVDADRVIVMDDGRIVMDDAPRQVFAQVEALQAIALDVPTATELAHALEKRGVTMARTPIGIEELVEAICQS